In the Pelorhabdus rhamnosifermentans genome, TGTCGGTATCGCCTTTGGAATTCTGATCCACAAAGCAGGCTATTCGGCTCAATGGGCTTTTCTGGCTGGAGTTTTCATCTATGCAGGTTCAATGCAGATTGTCATGGTCTCGCTTTTGACCTCCGAAGTGTCGCTGTATATGGTTGCAATTATGACATTCTTTATCAACGCAAGACACATTTTCTACGGCATTGGATTTGTGGATAGGTTTCGCAAGATGGGATGGCGGTATCCCTATATGGTTTTGACTATGACCGATGAAACCTATTCCGTTCGTTGCTCTATCAAATATCCTGAAGATGTGGATGAGCAAAATATAGATTTTTATATTGCATTGATATGTCATTTGCTATGGATTTTTAGTTGCACAATCGGAGCGTTGCTTGGTCAAATAATGCCTTTTGATATGACAGGAATTGAATTTTCCGCTACTGCATTTTTTGTGACGGTTTGTATTAACCAATGGCGTTTATTTGGTTCCCATATCCCTGCAATCGCGGGGTTTGTTAGTGCCATTGTATTCTATATCCTGTTTGGTGCGGACACCTTTTTGCTTCCTGCATTATCGGTCAGCCTGGTCGTAATGATGATGATGAAGGATAGGATTGATATTCAGATGGGAGGAATGAAGTGTGACAATTGATTTTGGATCTTCTGTTATGACTCTGATCGTTGTCGCATTGGTAACGGGGGTTACTCGTGCGATACCGTACCTTTTGTTTGGCGGCAAAAAGGAGCTTCCCGCAGCGATTAACTATCTCGGTAATGTATTACCTGCGTCTATTATGATTATTCTGGTGGTTTACTGTTTGAGAAACATTGATTTGACCACTTTCCCGTTTGGACTTGCGGAGCTGCTTTCTGTTGCTATTGTCATTGCTGCTCAAGTAGTAAAAAAGAATACGTTTCTCAGCATTTTTCTTGGTACAGCGTGTTACATGATTTTGATTCACACTGTGTTTCTTAAATAATGTAAGCCTGATTCTTGAGGAGGTTCTTTATGGAAAAGACAGCGAATCGTCTCATAAACGAAAAATCTTCGTATTTACTTCAGTATGCTTATAATTCGATAGTCTAGTATCTTGAGGCATTGAAACCAGCGTTGAAAAAATATAATACTTGAAACATTGGCGTCAGCATTATGCGGGTGCCTGTTTTTGTTTATAATAGAATTAATGAATCTTTACAATGGGGAACAATATGAGTGATATAAAAGAAATACCGAATAAATTGATTGATGAGAAGAGTCCGTACCTGTTGCAGCATGCGTATAATCCAGTGAATTGGTATCCGTGGGGAGAAGAGGCGTTTGCGAAGGCGAAGGAAGAAGATAAGCCTGTGTTTTTAAGTATCGGCTATAGTACGTGCCATTGGTGTCATGTACATTAAAGTAACATTTTCGTATAAGAATAATCATTTCTGTCGCTGGGGTTAGCCAGGGAGAAGAAATGTGAGTCTTTAAAGATGCAAGATGGTCCTTATCTAAAAAATTGATGATATCTTTCAGTATGAAGACCAGTTATTAAAAAAATTGTACTAAAATTATTTTTATATATAATATACTACGAACATATTTTTATGATTGGTTATGAATGGACAAGTGGTAAAAAAATATCATCAACGATTTCAGAAATGACTTTATCAGATATCGGCTCATGGGTCATAAGTAATTCATATCGTAGTAAATCAGCGGGCAGTGAAATGATCCGAGGACTGATTTTTTCAAGCGTGACCTCTCCTCGCATTTCAGCGTTTCTCAGAATCGTCATTATGGCTACTGTGAACTTGTTTTCGGTTCCTGGGCGCTTTATTTGCGCAAGAAAAGAGATTAAGTCTTTACCAACATATTCGATCATGAGACCATGTATGGTTTCAGCACCAATAGTTTGCAGAGAATGAGCTATTTCGCGAAGCAGGATAAGTACATCATTACGCAGATCGCCCGTATCGGGAACATCATTGATAGATTTAGGCACATGCCTTTTTAATGCTGCAACGACAAGCTTGACCTTATTTGGCCAACGGCGATATACTACAGCTTTATTTGTCTCCGCCCGTGTGGCAACTCCTTCCATTGTCAGATGGGCATAGCCAACTTCGCAAAGTTCATTCCAAGTGGCCTGAAGGATGGCATCTTCAAGGATTCCACCACGGCGTCGTGTTCTTGTGCGATGCGCCTTATCATCAATGGACTGGCTAGGTTGGGAAAGCTGATCACTATTTTGCTCGTCCATATTTATTTCCTTCTCTCTAATTTTTATATTGCTTTTCTTGTGGATTTATTATATCATACGCATATAAGAAACGAATAGTTTCTTATATGCGTATGATAGGAGTATCCACATGACAAAAAATAAAACAACTGTCTCAAAACTTCAAAAAGAAAAACTAGACCCGCTGGTACTTAAGGTAGCCATAATCCTGGTGATCGGTTCTCTCGCACCGTTATTGGATTCGACAATGGTTAATGTGGCTATAAAAACAATAGCCAGTGACTTGAAAAGCACAGTTTCGGTCATTCAATGGGTTATCACGGGATATGTGTTGGCAATGGGTATAGCAGTACCAGTTTCAGGATGGGCTGATAAGCGTTTTGGCGGTAAGCGGGTGTATATGTTTTCACTACTAGTATTTTTAGCAGGTTCAGTACTTTCAGCTTTGTCATGGAATATAGACAGCCTTATAAGTTTCAGACTTCTACAAGGGGTTGGTGCAGGTTTAATGATCCCAACTTTGCAAACACTGCTTGTTCAGATAGCTGGTGGCCGCAATTTGGGACGCCTGATGTCAATTGTAAGCATACCCGCATTAATGGGGCCGATTCTGGGCCCCGTACTGGGCGGAGTTATTGTAAATAGCTTAAGCTGGCGTTGGATTTTTTATATCAATATTCCAATTTGCATCGTGGCATTATTGCTGGCTTGGTGGGGACTACCGACTAATGAACCTTCCAACAACAGTAAGCAGCCTCTCGACATTCTCGGCATTCTGCTATTGTCTCCAGCGTTTGCCATACTCATTTACGGCATTACTCAGATGAGTTCTCATGGTAGCATCAACAGTAGCGAGGTGATTGTTCCGCTGGTAATTGGTTTGTGCCTGATGGGCGCATTCGTTGTTTATGCTTTATCCAAGAAAATTTTTCCGCTGATTGACTTGCATTTGTTTAAATCACGTAATTTTTCCGTTTCGAATGTTTTGTTTTTCCTGTCCGGCATCGTCACTAATGGAGCCATGCTTCTTCTTCCATTATACTATCAGCAGGTGCGTGGTGAAAGTATTTTGTTTACCGGTCTTTTGTTGATTCCACAAGGAATTGGCATGCTATTGACCAGAAGCTGGGTCGGGAGACTAGCGGATCGCATAGGCTCCCGTATAATCGTTATAATAAGCCTTGTAGTTATAATGATTGGTACATTACCATTTGCTTTTGCTGGTTCCGATACAAATCATGTTTTATTGGCAGTGGCATTGCTTATACGAGGAGCGGGTCTGGGTGGATTACTAATTCCAATAATGGCTTCTGCATATAGGGGATTAAGCAGAGATCAAGTTCCTGATGCCAGTATTGCAACTAGGATTTTACAGACAATCGGAGGAGCATTCGGGTCGGCCATACTTGCAACCATTGCTCAGCATCAGCTTTCCAGTAGTTATATATCCGATATCCAAGCTGTTGCAAGTTCATACAATGTCGCCTTTTGGTGGTCGATCGGCTTTACAGTAATTGCAATCATTCCCGCACTATTACTGCCAGTGCGCAAAAATGGGGCAGCGATAAGATAAGTATGAGTTATTGGGGAGTGATAATTTTTGTTTGGCTCAATTAGGAGCATGGCGTATGCGTTTACAAAATGTTCTACGTGGTGATATTACAAGAGTAAAAGATGATTTCGTAAGAAATCTTAGTCAAAACGAAAATTTTGGCGATCATACTAATGCTGCAGTTGTTAGCCATTTTGCTTTTCTTGATAAATTAACACGTGGGGAATACAAAGAAAATAAAATCCCACTGAAATATAGGCATCTCAATGGAGTTAATAAAAATACAGAAAAAAATTAAATGAAAACTGTGGTGTTATCTAGCAATTAAGATCTACCAATATGATGGTTTATATTTTTGATAGCAAATTAGGTGTTTCTAGATTGGCTGGGTGATTATAACTCACGCCTAGATACCAATAATTTAATAGTAAAGCGGTATTCTATATAAGGACAACCTCTGCCAATGAATTGGCAGAGGTTGTCCTTATAGTGCGCCCAGCATGGGCGTTTACTAATAGCAATAGGTAAGGTTTTGATGTTGTTATCTCTACCTTTTCCCTTGCTCTACACCGTACGTGCGACTTTTACCGCATACGGCGTTCCATCAATCTTAATTTACTTGCTTAAAACACAATATTTCCTACTGAAAAGCGTAAGAAAATGCAACAGTTATTGGTTCAAGTAATTAATGGCAAGTATGATGGCGTATTAGTTATGGATATTGACAGGTTAGGACGTGGGGAACATGCTGATTGGGCTGAAATATGTAAAGCCTTTCTTTCTGCTGAAACCTATGTTATCACGCCACAAAAAATCTATGATTTGTCCCAAGAGCAAGATGAAATGCTTTTCGACTTTCAAGCTGTTTTTGCCAAGATGGAATACAAAATGATTAAGAAACGCATGAGACAAGGCAAGGTTGCTGGTGCTAAGAAAGGCATGTGGACAAATGTTAGACCTCCTTATCCCTATGTATATAATTCAGCTACTAAGCAGGTAGAGGTAGATGCTGAAAAAGCAAAAATATATCGAGCCATTGTCGATAAATATCTGCTGGGTATGAGTTCTCAGGAAGTATCAGTATGGCTTAATCGTAAGAGCATTGCACCACCTTATAGCGGAAAGCGCAATAAATATGGTTGGTCACACGTTACTTTATATCGACTATTGATTAGCGAGATACATTTAGGCTATGTAATCTATGGCAATTCTCAAGAAATTTACGGAAAATAACATTGATTCGTTGGTTGTATGTGGTGGCGATGGGGCAGGTAAAGCGGCTTATCTTTTGTCCGAAATGGGCTTGGATACATTACTTATTCCGATGACCATTGACAATAACATTTATGGAAGCGAATATACGATAGGATATTATACGGCATTGGAATCTATACGGACTTGTATACAAAGAATACATCAAACAGGCCACAATATGCCAGGACGCGTGTTCATGATTGAGACGTTTGGTGGTGATTCTGGGCAATTAACCTTGGCGTCAGCATTATACTGTGGTGCCGATATTGCGATTATTCCAGAACGAAAATTTGATATTCAGAAGATTACCAATCGGATCAAAGAAGTTCTTAAACGAAAACAACAATGCATTATCTTATGCTGTGAAGCAAGTTTCTTGAGTAAAGAATATCATCTAGGTGATCAAAGTGCATCCTCCGAGGTAGGGAAAAAGATTACTGAGGTAACAAAAGAACGTGTTCGGTATACAATTCTTGGTTATTGCCAAAGAGCGGGTGATCCTGAGATTGCTGATATCGAAAAGGCATTGTTTATGGGGTATTATGCAGGAGTAGCTTTACTTAATAGGATTACACGGCAGATGATAGGAATCAAGGATAATGAAGTGATATTTATCCCTCTAGAAGATATATCGAGTAAGAAAAAAGAGTTGGATCAAAATAATTGTATTTTGGCGGAACAATTAAAAATTATATAGAAAAGGGTAAAATCAATATTTTAATGGTTTGTGGGGCTGGTCTCGGCAGTAGCTTTGCTTGTCAAATGAGTGTCGAAGATGTATTAAAGAAAATGGGCGTAGCGGCAAAATTAGATCATTGTGATATTTCTTCGGCAGCTTCTATGCATCCGGACATCATTCTTACAGCGATGAATTTTGACACAATTTGAAAAAATTAGTATTGATGAAGAAAGAACAAGAATCATCTATTTAAAAATATTGTAGGTAAAACGGAAATAGCAGAAAAATTATCTCCCGTATTAAAAGAAAAAGGCATTTTATAAAAAGAAAGGCGAGATAAATATGTCAATTATTAATTTTATTATTGGGAATATTTTGACACAGGCATCCATTACCATTGCGTTAATTGCGCTACTTGGACTTACAGAAAAAATCTTTTGGACAAATTATTTCAGGCACATTTAAGACTCTCTTGGGCTTTCAAGTATTATCGGCAGGTTCTTCGATATCGTAGGTAGTTTAAGGGCAGACAAAAGAAGATACATCGTTGAGAAATAATATTCTGCCATGTAATGATGTAGTAAATAAAATCATTAAACATAAGATAGGTATTTTCTTAAATGTGAATGCAAATTAAAACAAAATGGAGTAGCAGGCATGTCGATTGGTGCTGGCCGATTACGGAAGCTGTTATTCGTTTTCGATCAGGATAGTTAAAACAGCAAGAAACCACTATGAGTCCACGCATAGCAGTTTCTTGCTGTTTTAGGCTGTAATTCATTTGATGTTCATTTAATTGGCACGCAGCAAATGTGTCGATAAAACTTTGTGCCGCAGGCTTGTTTTTTGTGTTTCTGAGGCTAGTGGTAGGTACCTGCCCTGCATATTTTTTTGACTTTGAAAAATTCTCACACCAGAATTGGTACACATATAATTTAATTACATAAATTATAGCAAGATATATAAAGAGAGGGCTCAAACTGTTTATTATGAAATGCTGATATATCAGGAATTATTAAGAAAACGCAAGATTATTGAGGGAGGAATTAATATGCGACGTAAATCACCTAAAGATAAGGAGCGACGTCCGGTTCACGACGATTACAGATATGGCGGTTATGGTCATCGCTATATTATACCTTTCAACGGAGGCTATTTCGGCGGCTATGGTGGTAATTGTCAATGTTATAGCCCTGAGGTTGGTGGAAGTTGTTACTGTTACAGCATCTATGGTCCCGGTTATAGTTATTATGGTGGCTATGGTCCCGATTATGGAGGTTATGGTGGCTATGGCCTCAGTTATGGTGGCTATGGCCTTAGTTATGGTGGCTATGGTCTTGGTTATGGTGGCTATGGTCTTGGTTATGGTGGCTATGGTCTTGGTTATGGTGGCTATGGTCACGGTTATGGCGGTTATGGCCACGGCGGTGGTCACGGTCATTGATTGATGGTGAACTTCTTGGCGTTTCTTTTTACGTTGCAGTATGTCACACTTATGGCAAACATGAAATTACATCTTTTCTATAATTAGGTAGCGTAGCTGATATGAAATTGCTACGTCTACCTAATTAATGTTAAGGGGGAGGACTATGTATGATAAACATGAAAGATATAGGGCATGAGTTGTAAAGCACAACAAACTCTTTATGAATCCGCTTAAACTATAGCAATAACAGTTGAGGAATTGACAGCTGCTATTGATGTGTATATTGTGATGTTGCTATTTGTGTTGATTCTTAGAACTTGCAGTTAGTTGTTATAGAATTATATTTGGCTTTTTATCATAGAATCACTTTAGGGAAGGTGATAATAGTTATGACTAATCAGGAAATTGCCGCATTAACGGCTAGTATTGTTGTAGCTAATACCACTGGAAGTGGTGGAAACGTGCCTGATAATGTCTGCAGAATAACCTTGGCTTATAGAGAAATTTACGCGACTATTAAAGATGTTGATCAATGTCAGCAAATTAAAGGACAAGGACAGTCAGGGGAGTATAAAAATCACAGAAAAATAATTGAAGAACAATTGGAATTATTGATTCGAACTAATGAACTTCTTTTTTTACAAATTGCGAATAATCCTATAAATAGCCCTTCACATGGTATGATACTTGAAGCCTTAAACAGGAACGTCCAAACAATATTAAGCATTGTTAGTTAGTTACAACTTAGGCATATCAAATAATCGGTGTTTGTACATACTAAACCTATCTACGCAATGGAAGGTATGGACATGGAAGAAATCCGTAAACTGCTACTTCTAATGTCAATGTCGAGAATTAATAATTTTTACAAGAAAAACATTCCATTGTAATGAAAATAGAGCCAAAATTCCTCTATCAGGGGAATTATGGCTCTATTAACATATTCGATCATAATACTATGGGATCACTTTACTAATCATTGCAATGTCGGGAAGATGCACTGTTCTAATTTGGCGGCTGACGCTTTGCACGAGGCTGTTGAGGATTATCTTCAGAAAAAGACATGAGGAGGAAATCTTGGCTTTTTTTGATTTAATCATTCTTTAATATAGTCTTAACAAAACTTCAATGCAATTGTGTCATAATAGCGTTGAAGATAGTAATACCCTCTTAATTAAATAGTTGATATTATTGAATGCCGCTCTTTGAAAAGAGTGGCATTCATCATATGCAGATCATGTCTAGACGTCTATAAGTCTGATAATCTTGCAGAGTGCAAAAGGACGCAGTAAGAATTTGTGAAAGGAAGTTTGCTATGATCAATAAGGAAAATGGCATACCTTATTACAGGCAGTTGATGGATGTGCTGCAACGGCAAATTGATACAGGTTTATTGCAGGAGGGTCAGCAAATTCCTGCGGAAACAGAAATGAGTGAGACTTTCCAGGTTAATCGGCATACGGTAAGACAGGCTGTCAATGAACTTTGCTATTTGGGAGTGCTTTATAAGATGCGGGGGCGAGGTACCTTTGTGGCTAAAGCACCGCTTGATTCCATTGAATATCAACTAAGCGCTAAAAATCGTTTTTCAGAAAACATTACTAAAATGGGCGGCATACCAGATACTAAAATTTTGCATCCAGTAGAAATGGTTGTGCCTGATGATGTTAGAGAGCTACTAAACCTTAATTTAGGTGATAAAGTTTATTGTTGTTATGTACAGCGATTTGTGAACAACCGGCCTTTTTTGGTTGGGCAAACTTTCCTTCCGGCTAAAATTTTTCCCAATGCGCTTGAATATTTGAGCACCGTTCAGTCCATGTCCCATTTCTATGAAAAATATAACATAACCTATCGGCGTGTAAAATCAGTTGTCCGAGCAACTTTTCCCAGCCAGGAAGAGGCCGTACTTCTTGGTATTCCGTGCAATATGCCGGTGATAAAGGTTGAGAATTTATTAAAATCCCAGGATGAAATCCTGATTGAATATGGTATTGCTTGCTACCGCGGTGACTTGGCAAAGCTTAGTCTCGTTTGGTAACCCGTTTTAAATGGATAGGATTAGTGCCGCTCTCTTCAGAGAGCGGCATTAATCCTATCAGGGGGGTGTTTAGACATCTGGACATCTAAGATTTTCTAAGTGTTAACTGGCTATTTTAAATTTGAGAGGAGAATAAACATGAAAAAAAATCTTTTACTTACGCTGGTCGTTATCTTAGTGTCATCGCTTTTAGCAGGTTGTGGAACTTCAACATCGCCATCTTCAGCATCAGACGTTAAAGAACCCGATACCATCACGATTGCCTGGTTGCCTAATAATTCTGGAAATGATGAAAAGGCATTGCGTGATGAAATTGCAAGTGTCATTTCCAAGGCCACAGGCAAAAAAGTTGAAAACAAATTAACCACTGATTATGCTATTGCCATTTCAGCCTTGGAAAGCGGTGACGCCCAGTTAGGTTTCTTCGGACCTTATGAGTACATAGAATCTCACGCTAAAAATTCTAAAATTATTCCTCTGGCAGTGGAAAGCGGAGATTCGGGAACGTTGAAAGACGCTCTTTACCACAGTCGGTTCGTGGTAAAGAAAGGCAACGAAGGCCAATATAAGTCCGGTGACGGTTATGACATTGACAACATGGTAGGAAAAAGAACTTCCTTTGTTTCAACCAGCTCGACATCTGGTTTTAATAT is a window encoding:
- a CDS encoding AzlC family ABC transporter permease, which codes for MKTFRFAIKQIIPLLFSYFFVGIAFGILIHKAGYSAQWAFLAGVFIYAGSMQIVMVSLLTSEVSLYMVAIMTFFINARHIFYGIGFVDRFRKMGWRYPYMVLTMTDETYSVRCSIKYPEDVDEQNIDFYIALICHLLWIFSCTIGALLGQIMPFDMTGIEFSATAFFVTVCINQWRLFGSHIPAIAGFVSAIVFYILFGADTFLLPALSVSLVVMMMMKDRIDIQMGGMKCDN
- a CDS encoding branched-chain amino acid transporter permease, with amino-acid sequence MTIDFGSSVMTLIVVALVTGVTRAIPYLLFGGKKELPAAINYLGNVLPASIMIILVVYCLRNIDLTTFPFGLAELLSVAIVIAAQVVKKNTFLSIFLGTACYMILIHTVFLK
- a CDS encoding DUF255 domain-containing protein, whose translation is MSDIKEIPNKLIDEKSPYLLQHAYNPVNWYPWGEEAFAKAKEEDKPVFLSIGYSTCHWCHVH
- a CDS encoding TetR/AcrR family transcriptional regulator, whose amino-acid sequence is MDEQNSDQLSQPSQSIDDKAHRTRTRRRGGILEDAILQATWNELCEVGYAHLTMEGVATRAETNKAVVYRRWPNKVKLVVAALKRHVPKSINDVPDTGDLRNDVLILLREIAHSLQTIGAETIHGLMIEYVGKDLISFLAQIKRPGTENKFTVAIMTILRNAEMRGEVTLEKISPRIISLPADLLRYELLMTHEPISDKVISEIVDDIFLPLVHS
- a CDS encoding MDR family MFS transporter translates to MTKNKTTVSKLQKEKLDPLVLKVAIILVIGSLAPLLDSTMVNVAIKTIASDLKSTVSVIQWVITGYVLAMGIAVPVSGWADKRFGGKRVYMFSLLVFLAGSVLSALSWNIDSLISFRLLQGVGAGLMIPTLQTLLVQIAGGRNLGRLMSIVSIPALMGPILGPVLGGVIVNSLSWRWIFYINIPICIVALLLAWWGLPTNEPSNNSKQPLDILGILLLSPAFAILIYGITQMSSHGSINSSEVIVPLVIGLCLMGAFVVYALSKKIFPLIDLHLFKSRNFSVSNVLFFLSGIVTNGAMLLLPLYYQQVRGESILFTGLLLIPQGIGMLLTRSWVGRLADRIGSRIIVIISLVVIMIGTLPFAFAGSDTNHVLLAVALLIRGAGLGGLLIPIMASAYRGLSRDQVPDASIATRILQTIGGAFGSAILATIAQHQLSSSYISDIQAVASSYNVAFWWSIGFTVIAIIPALLLPVRKNGAAIR
- a CDS encoding recombinase family protein → MFPTEKRKKMQQLLVQVINGKYDGVLVMDIDRLGRGEHADWAEICKAFLSAETYVITPQKIYDLSQEQDEMLFDFQAVFAKMEYKMIKKRMRQGKVAGAKKGMWTNVRPPYPYVYNSATKQVEVDAEKAKIYRAIVDKYLLGMSSQEVSVWLNRKSIAPPYSGKRNKYGWSHVTLYRLLISEIHLGYVIYGNSQEIYGK
- a CDS encoding 6-phosphofructokinase codes for the protein MAILKKFTENNIDSLVVCGGDGAGKAAYLLSEMGLDTLLIPMTIDNNIYGSEYTIGYYTALESIRTCIQRIHQTGHNMPGRVFMIETFGGDSGQLTLASALYCGADIAIIPERKFDIQKITNRIKEVLKRKQQCIILCCEASFLSKEYHLGDQSASSEVGKKITEVTKERVRYTILGYCQRAGDPEIADIEKALFMGYYAGVALLNRITRQMIGIKDNEVIFIPLEDISSKKKELDQNNCILAEQLKII
- a CDS encoding PTS sugar transporter subunit IIB, with product MYFGGTIKNYIEKGKINILMVCGAGLGSSFACQMSVEDVLKKMGVAAKLDHCDISSAASMHPDIILTAMNFDTI
- a CDS encoding PTS transporter subunit IIC; this translates as MDLQKKSFGQIISGTFKTLLGFQVLSAGSSIS
- the phnF gene encoding phosphonate metabolism transcriptional regulator PhnF, which encodes MINKENGIPYYRQLMDVLQRQIDTGLLQEGQQIPAETEMSETFQVNRHTVRQAVNELCYLGVLYKMRGRGTFVAKAPLDSIEYQLSAKNRFSENITKMGGIPDTKILHPVEMVVPDDVRELLNLNLGDKVYCCYVQRFVNNRPFLVGQTFLPAKIFPNALEYLSTVQSMSHFYEKYNITYRRVKSVVRATFPSQEEAVLLGIPCNMPVIKVENLLKSQDEILIEYGIACYRGDLAKLSLVW